From the genome of Candidatus Woesearchaeota archaeon:
ACACTTGAACAGAGAGAGAGGAGAATACAGAGTTTAGAAGGTGCCCTCGGAACTCTTTTTTCACACATAAAAGATACCTGCGACGCAGTTGGATTGGAAACAGATGAACAGGTATTTCAAGCACGGGCGCATGAGTATCTGCAACAAATTGGTAGAGCAGGAAGAGAACAAAAAGCGAGAATAAAAAAATTGGAAGATGAGGTAACGAAGATAAAAAAAACAAGAGAGTATAGAGTAGGACGCTGGCAAAAAATACTGGTTGGCGCAACAACGGCAACAGCGGTTATCCTCGGCGGACTCTTTGCTGCAGACCGATATTATGGAACTCACGGCACTGCAATAAAAGAATCCGAACCAAAACCGCAGTACGCAGCAGACATCCAAAAAGAGTGCGACAAAGCAGAGAGGGCAATAGGGAGGTATATAGCAGTGGATGAATGCAAAGCTCCGCCGACAAAAGAAGCGCTGGAAGCGATACAACAAAAAGAAAAAAGAGCGGCGCTGACAAATATCGCGGCCCTGCAAATACAAAAAGGGTATTTTGGAACAAAAGAAAAGCCGCTGTACTGTGTGAAGGATGAACGAACAGGAAAAGTAGTGATAATCACTGAAGAAGGAGAAAAGGGCAAAACAGAAAATAGAAGGAAAGACATTGATAATGTGCAAAATTGTGAAGCATTTAAAAGAGAATATAGCTGGATTGAAGTCGCTGTAACAGATGAAGATGAAGGAACAAACGGAGGAGTAGATCTGAAGAGTATCGCAGGGATAGAGGCATTTATCGTTAATGATACAATATACCGAAGACAAGCCGATGCGTTTGTTGCCGCTGATGGAACACAACTTTCTTGGAAAGCGGAAGACCGAGTACGTTATTCCTACAGCGCAATTCCGCTGGAAATACGAACGATGAACGGCATCGCACGAATGGATGACGATGGACGCATTGAGATTACAAAAGAAGGCCAGCAGATGCTTCCACAGGACCTGTTCACGTTTTTATGCCTGCGAATAATCGAAGAAAAAGAAGGAGATGAGAAAAGAGCGATTCAAACAGAAGATGGGAAAGGAGGATATTATTATCAGAGTATAGAAAACGGCAAGCTCACCTATAGACCAGTAACTCTTAAAGGAATAAAATTGATACTCGGACAAAAAGATAGTCCACAATGCAACGCCGGTCTTCCTCGTGAAGAGCCGACACTGACAACACCACCAATAACATCCGCACCAGCACCAGTATCGCAGCCAACTCCATCTGCGACTGTCGAAACACCAAAAAAGGAATCTCCGAAACCAAAACCAGTTGATTTAAACGGAAAACGCTTAGTCGATGTACGTGCAGGAGAAGATAACAAGTGTTTCTTTGATGCTGATGGGAAACTGTATTTTAAACATGAAAGTGGCTCGTGGTGGGATATAAATGAGTGGTATGTATTGGCAACTGCAAATAAGCCGGCAAATTCTGTGCCAACGTACTGCGGCGTTCCTTTGAGCGAGTTCATACACATCGGGGCACAGGTTAAGTGTGGAAGAAATAGTGAAGTAGACATAATCAGCATCCCCCTGGGATATGCCTCACGATATGTTGGTGATACAGAGCCTGGCCACAGAAATGATGGTGTATATCGAATAAAGGGAAAAGCAAAAATGGTCGTGTATGATGTTATAACAAAACCAACAACAAAGGATACCGAATGGCATGATTGTCAAACAGGACCATCAAAGCAACAACCAGATACACCAAACAAAGAAGCAAAAAAAACAGTGGAGAATCTTGCAAACCTGCATGGACTATGTGTGAGGTATATTCCAAAAGGAGGAGAAGAGATTACTACATACCGATCGACAGATATCACGGTTAGAAATTTTAATACAAGCGGACTATATTTGATAGATACAGAAAATAACCGCGTCACTCAACGCCAGATTGATCTCAAAGAAGGAAACCCCGGACCGGTAATAAACTGCCCCTTTGAACTAAAAATTGATGTGGTGCTTGGCCCATGAGAATCGAACTATCTTTAAACAGCAGAAGGTACCAGTTTGATGAGAAAGGAAAACAGCAGAAATTAAGCTACACGTTTGATGGTATTGACGTACAAACAAGAAAAGGAGTCATACTCAAAATTCCAAACCCACAAAACGCAGGGCCGCTTGCGGAACATTTTATAGAAAATGCTGTCACGGTTGAAGAAAAAATAGAGGCGTATGAAAAAGAGAAGGGAATAGAAGTACCTGGCCTTCCTCGCGTTCTTTTTCGCGGAGACTTGGGAAATGAGCGTGGA
Proteins encoded in this window:
- a CDS encoding protein phosphatase 2C domain-containing protein, producing MVLPEVYIRNFPVSGEDEALHYEESDLGIFLVADGLTGYHGANASNTATDFMRQNLKLRKAQITNTPGEYERIRKELLIDLLGVVNKKLHEEEKGTTIDALIAKGMTAHFAHVGDGRIYVAKQDGTVTQLTEDESVRKDEFSSDRSAPKNFLGKEPELKIKQCQTISLDGVRYLLLTTDGLFNAVLDEEVRAALKHDHPLTTINELEALLREPQKKLDLLMQKRPEFAAEVRKIVESSTWSGPEIEEARKRAHEGMRIIEPARAYMEKDDGFKDAIRSALVPLMDKDDTTFMLVDFSSATQRLMQSETHAREEVDERNVALRRIYVDTFSRQPSDAMRPEQYAEDIVDGTRSAISAKEQEGQRALQETQETHRREIAEKDKKIGEDERTIDDLTTKVGKARSALVGVYERITGKNRETVEKRTPEYIGKEAVRAYDETKKGQEEEISGLKGRLTALYKNLRTTIQEITGSEISAEDVEKKATSLISGLIQTYRKKVVGETEPLNRQIRELQGSDSTSAETIRQRDEDIRRLTKHQEQTQARMNGLAEEIRRQYNILFEPKVAQEVVDKDPSHYFGDVVEKVNELKRAEEERSIDLIERLYARLEIPVDESITSTSRQRHIETILKNIGTLKQKKNEIYEKYQMVLVTLEQRERRIQSLEGALGTLFSHIKDTCDAVGLETDEQVFQARAHEYLQQIGRAGREQKARIKKLEDEVTKIKKTREYRVGRWQKILVGATTATAVILGGLFAADRYYGTHGTAIKESEPKPQYAADIQKECDKAERAIGRYIAVDECKAPPTKEALEAIQQKEKRAALTNIAALQIQKGYFGTKEKPLYCVKDERTGKVVIITEEGEKGKTENRRKDIDNVQNCEAFKREYSWIEVAVTDEDEGTNGGVDLKSIAGIEAFIVNDTIYRRQADAFVAADGTQLSWKAEDRVRYSYSAIPLEIRTMNGIARMDDDGRIEITKEGQQMLPQDLFTFLCLRIIEEKEGDEKRAIQTEDGKGGYYYQSIENGKLTYRPVTLKGIKLILGQKDSPQCNAGLPREEPTLTTPPITSAPAPVSQPTPSATVETPKKESPKPKPVDLNGKRLVDVRAGEDNKCFFDADGKLYFKHESGSWWDINEWYVLATANKPANSVPTYCGVPLSEFIHIGAQVKCGRNSEVDIISIPLGYASRYVGDTEPGHRNDGVYRIKGKAKMVVYDVITKPTTKDTEWHDCQTGPSKQQPDTPNKEAKKTVENLANLHGLCVRYIPKGGEEITTYRSTDITVRNFNTSGLYLIDTENNRVTQRQIDLKEGNPGPVINCPFELKIDVVLGP